The Gossypium hirsutum isolate 1008001.06 chromosome A13, Gossypium_hirsutum_v2.1, whole genome shotgun sequence nucleotide sequence TTGGATTTTAACTTGAAAATGTCACAATAATAAAACTACATTTTTCGACCCCAGAAAAGATTTCGGACTTATTAAAAAGCCTGTAATTATAAGATTGTCTTCCTTCTTCTTCCATTTCAATGATTCAAATCAGTGTATTTTATTGCTACTAATTAGCTCTCAAATTCGAACATGCATACATGCATTGATTTCATTAACAAAAATTCCGCAAAAACTATCAAAGATGTTACCATCCATGGCTTCAAATCTTCAACCTCAAGGAATATGCACCTTATCCAATCCATGAACAGTCATCTCCGACttcgaaaaaaaaacaaaaacaaaacagaaGTACcaacaaaacatcaaaaacacaAGGTGAATGAACAGCAAGAATGTCCGAGTTAAAGATACAAGGGTTACATAAACATGCATGCAACAACAGCAGGGTTAGTTTCTACTAGGGTTACACAGGGAGCCAAGACACATCGAGCAACCACAACAGCCACAAGCTAAGCGATCAAATCACTTCCACAGTTTAACGAACTTGTCATGACTTGCGGAAGAAACCAACCTTGTCACTGGTGATACAGCCAATGCAGCAATGAGTCCTTCATGAGCCGACAATGTCATGGTCTTATTCTCCGACATATTCCATAGCTCCAAAGACTGAATCCAACATGGAAAGGGAGCATGTCATTGACAAGGTAGTATATATAACAGCAAATACAAGACTAAAAGTAAAGTTACTTGCCTGGTAACAGCCAATAACGAGCAGTGATTGAAACGAAGGATGGAAAACACAAGAGTGGAACTTGTTGCCATTACAGCTCAATTCGTGAACACATTCCCCTTCACTGCCTGACGCAAAGGACCAAACTCGAACAGAGTCCTCACTAACGGATGCTAGAAGCTCACCTGAAGGGTCCCAGCATACAGAATGGATCAGTTTAGTATGTCCCTGCTATTACAAATCAGAAGACAAAACCGAAGTCAGTCATGTTACAATGGAGGAAAATGCTTAAAATACGTATAAATGACATCACTATTGTTGGATCCTTTCACTCAACTAATCAAGTCACCAGAAAACAAACATCGGTTCGGCTAGCCTTATTTGGTTATCTTAATAAGAAGTTTTCAAATTACGCCAGTCTAGTCGTAATATAATAAAACCTGAATTAAAACCAAACCAAACACTACAGTTCGGATAACCATGGCTATAATTGGCCAgtccaaaaatatttttgtagTAACCATTGGAATGCACGTTTGAGTCAGCTAGTTCCTTAGGATTTCTTTTATACAGTTTATAACCCATGTAGACTAATTCACCTGTAAAGAGTGCCGGCAAGTTTGAGTCTCGGTGTCCAGTATAGATACAACATTCTCAGCAGCTGCAGCAAGATATTTTCCGAGGCGAGGTTGAAATCTCAATTGGGCTGTACCAGGGGCCGTACCACCCTGATCCACACAAAGGAAACAATCTCAATAGCTGTGCATCAACCTCAAAGAGAGATGCCTGAGTTCGATATAGATTTGCATTGCAAGGAAATCCGAAGCAAGATCATACCTTGAAAGCTCTTGCACAGCTCCCGTTGTTGATACTCCAGTATCGTATTTCACCATCACCATCACAAGAGCAGATAAGGTCATCCTTAGTTGGATGGAAGTCAAGTGACATAACGTTACCAGAATGGCCCCCAAATGTACGAAGCGAATAACCAGGCTGCAGAAAATTTGAAAGAACAGATCCATCAAACAGTATAGAAAGACTTAAAAAGCAAGCATGACAAAGAAAAATGCAGAAACCAAACCAGTACCCTTTCGATCACTGTTTTGGGACATGGCATGCGTCATCGATATGAAAATGCTAATATGGTACATGCATAATGATTCAGCAAAATGCCTAATTGTATTTTGATGACAATAGCATATGTCAATGCAGATTAAATGGAAATGGCATGAAAATAACCAGGactaaaattgaaaggaaatgtCCACTAACACTGTCAGCTTCCCAGACTCTGACAGTTTTGTCAAATGAAGATGTTGCAAGGCGTGACATGCTTGGGCTGAAACGAACATCAGTAATTAAACATGAATGTTCTTCAAGCGTAGACTTCAGCTTCAAAGTGTCCGTGTACCATAATACAGCCTGCGTTGCAAAAAAAATGCAAATGATTGCACTAgtatctaaaatttcaaaagaatgAAAATTTTCTGTTCCCCTCTTATAACTCACCTTTTTATCATGGCCACCAGTAGCTAGTAACTTTCCGTCTGACGAGAAATGGCAGCAAGTAACTTTGCTACTGCTTGCTCGAACAGAATTTACTTCCATAAATGTGAAACCTGAAGTCAAATGCAAATTTGGTACACTGTAAAACTAGTCCATTTCCGATATAAAAGCATCAAATGTAATCCATTTACATTATGTAGTTACATAACAATTGAATATGACATGCGTACAGGATAGATGATCGCGCCCTTACAATTGCACAATTTCTTGGGCCAATTTCAATTGGCATTTTGATATATAAACAATGAAGCAAGGTCATGAATTAGTAGCAATAAGCaacatctaaaataataataatttagagAGGATAACACCAAAATGTACAAAAGTTTAATGAGATATACGGACGTATCATTTGCCATAACCGTTTGACAAAGGAATTAGCACATTATCATATCGTATCCAAGAATAACTGGGGATGTGAAAAAAGCCAATAGAGTGAAACTACAATGTTTGAAAAAATACGCTACAATAGATTCCCGACAACAATAGACTTTATCATATCATAACAACCATACAAGTAATATTTATACACCTTTAGTTACATCCATACATCGGCCAACGGCATCTCTAGGATCCGTATCATCATGGGATAAAAAAGACTCGACGTTATCATCAAGAGATCCATCCTCCACAAATCGATCCATTTCAGCCTGCAATTCAAGATCTTTATCATCCCACTGCCAAAATGGAATTCCCATGAGAATTTATGCAAGGAATTTTTAATTCCTCCACAAACATGGGAAAATAACTAATAGACTCACCAATTGATTTGAAGGTGATGCAAGTGTACCAGCACCCTCAGCACCAAACATCATCAAAGGCTTGGAAGAACTGCCACTATGAGGCATTGCAGGCATTGAAATCACATCTCCAGGAGTGTGTGTTGATGGTGTTGAAGGTGCAGAACTAGGCGAAGGTCCAGCTGTGTTTGCTGTCCCTGAGCTATTGGCAGGGCCTGAAGAAGACACTGGCtgttttctctttcttccatTCTGGTTTTTTGAAACCTTAAAATGAATTTAAGGAAATCATGTTAGAAACCTAATCATATATGTTATAAAGCTAAGAATCAGAACTAAATAACTTTACATAACAATTCGCATACATGTGGCCGCAAAATAGCCTataattacaaccaaaatcacTTGACCaggaaaaaaaataagttttcaaGCTAAACACCATAGCACCATGTGCAAAGGGTGTCACAAGGAAGCAGATACAACCCTCAACCAGGAATGATATTGGCAAGTTGAATTACATATAACCAGAAAAGGGCAGACCTGATCATTCCCTCGAAATGAGTTTGACATACTCCCATCCACAGTGACACTTCCACCTCCACCAACTTTATCTTGTTGGTGTAAACTCGGATTAGAACTCTGTGACTGTTGATTCGAAAGTGCATGCTGCTGAAGCTGTTGTTGCTGTGAGTTACTGTTCTGTTGCTGTTGCTGTTGCagttgctgctgctgctgttgctGCTGATGCAACTGAGCTAATTTTAACTACAAAGCAAATGAAATATATAAGAAACAGAAAGATACCAAGGAATAAAGCGAGGTAAAAGCACACTTCATAGGAACAGTAATACCTTCATTAGAATATCTGTATCTCCCCGAGGCATGAGAGGACTGCCAGCCTGCAAAGATGATACATTTGGAACCACATCACCAACAGAATTAGAAAGGCCATCCTTTCCGAGGCCCATGGTCCGATTATTATTCAATAGCATTCTCAATCTTCTATTATCATCACTGCCAGATGGTGATGTCAGATTCTGCTGAGCAAGCATGAGTTGCTGGTGCTGTGGTGTCAACATCTGAAGTTGATGAAAGGGCTGAGGAGCTTGCATAAAAGACTTTTGCGGCTGAAGGATCCCACCGCGCAGTTGGTCCAGTCCCTAAAAACAGATAAAATGAAAACCATTCAAAGGAAACataagatgaaaaataaaatttacagttCACTAATACATGTATGAATAAAAACATTCCAATGAAAAGATAAAACTTACTGTTAATGGCCATCCTTTCAAAGTTAAATTATTACCACCTTGATTTGACCCTGAGAAACATGAAATCACATTATTTAGATTCCAAATATACAAGTAATATGAACTTAGATtccaaataaataagtaaaatgacCCAAGTCAATCACAAGGACAAGCACGTACTATCATTAGTGGGCCATTTTCAAAGGAAAGATGCAATTTAAACAGAAAAACCTGTTAAAGAGAAACTTACCTGGAATTCCCATTAAAGATCCATCGGGACCAGCAGCTCTAGGATTCAATACTGGATTCATCTCACTCTTTATATCCTGCTTCCATATAAAATTTCAGAACATGACAAAGGGAAGAAACATGAAAGAGATCCATTTAAGGTGACCCTACCGGTGTTGTTCCTGGCAATTGCTGACTCCGAGCTTGAACTTGCGGAGACATACCACCAGTTGTACCATGCAATACTTgcctaaaatatacatgaatccaAATAAGTTTATCACTGAAGACAACTTAGTCTAGGATGCTTGAATAAACCCTAAATGCATGAGACAATTTTAGATGAAAAAGGAGGCTTCAATGGCATCCAGTGGCTCAAGTTCATGTTAGAGCAGATAGACCACAAGACACAAGGGAAttactgtaaaaattttgttGTAAACCTTCTGCAGCATTTAACCGAATTATCTTACTTAACACTgctgaaaattttgtttaggTTTCACTTCAGAAAACATTTGCATTCAAAGACTCTTCTTTGTGTAATAAAAGGAAAGTAAAATAAATCACCCGGAAGGTGGACCAGTTGCAGCTGCAGGCTTCAATATCGAGGCATGATTTGGATCCAAGAGCTGGCCGGCATTGTCACCGTACCTTTGCTGTAAGGAACTCCTAAAATGATCAACTAAAAGAAGAAAACATTTCTAAGAAATCAAAAATGATCAACCAACCTTCATAGCTGCATCATCCAAAGAATCCCTTTGATGTGGCAATTTTAGTCTTTCCTCATACATCTTAGTCGCCATGGCATTAGCAGTTCCAGCAGGCTGACGTATGAGAGTGTCGTTTCCAACAAGTCCATTTGTATTGCCATTTAGGAGCTGAGACCCGTCCCTTCGTTGCTGAGGCTGTTGTGCCTGCTGGGACTGCTGTGGTGGCTGCTGCTGCTGTTGCTGTTGCTGTTGTTGCTGCTGTTGTTGCTGCTGTTGCTGCTGTTGTTGCTGTTGCTGTTGCTGTTGCTGTTGTTGTTgctgttgctgctgctgctgttgctGTTGCTGTTGCTGTTGTTGCTGCTGTTGTTGCTGCTGTTGTTGCTGTTGTTGGGCATGCCTCTGCAATAAAAGCTGTTGCATCTGCAgttgttgctgctgctgttgcTGTTGATGTTGATGTTGAGGCTGCTGCTGCTGTTGCTGTTGTTGCTGCTCCCGTGCTTTAATCAATTGAGTCTGCAACATCAATGCACCATATACATCACATATGTTAAGAAGAAATCATTTGGAAGACAAGAAAATTTCGTAATCTACTTTATAATAAACATTCTCAACAGAATACAACAGGGAACACTTCTCCTGACCTCGATTGCTTCCTTtctttcaataataaaaataccCTTAGTTAGCCAGTTGCCCAGTTCccagtaaaagtaccatggaggcccttgtactaggagtcagattgcattttgccccctctactaaaaaaatgggtaaattaatccCTGTATgatagatcaaagagcaaactaatccatttgttaaaaattccatctttttttactgttaaaaactagtccTTGTACGCCAGCATAAGGTACACGTGACACACCATGTGTAACTATCTAGTTATTTTGCCAGCCataccaatttttaacaatagaaatggatgaaatttttaacataaatgaCCAGTTTTTCTTTGATCAAacatacaaggactaatttgcccattttttgagttaagggggcaaaatgcaatctgaatCCTAGTATGGGGGCCTCAATGGTACTTTTACTACCAGTTCCCATAAAGCATTTTGATAcaagctcatcatgcaatatgcTTTCAGGAGTGGAGTCCAATTTCCAAGTACAGAAAACAATCCGcaacaaattaaacaaaaaataaaatgttgatgGTAGGTTATCCATAGCAAGTACAAACTCGAAACAAATTAACagttcaaaatagaaaaaaaaaatcaaaaccaacCTCAATATAAGATGCAGCAACCTCTGAATGCTTCTCATTAGTCCTGGCAATGAATATATCCCAAAAAACAGACCACCATTCAAAGAGAAAACCTCCAGGTGCATCGATAGCTGGATACCAAGTTCAGCTCCAGCATCAATGAAAGTACTAAACAATCTAATATAAAAGAGCAGATCTTCGGCTTTAACATAATTCCCGAACCCGTTTAGTTGCTTACCTACAGGATCCGATGATACTTTCCCTTCAGCTTGAAAAGCCTGAGCTGAAGCCTTTAAATCCCTCTTTACTAAATAATCATGGATATATACATCTAACCTGTTGTTGACAAAATACATGGCCATACAGTATGCTTATAAGAGCAAAATCAGAACTTAcaagcataactaaaaactccataagcaaataaaattataagCTTTATACAACGAATATCTGATAAACAACAAAACCCTAAATCAAATTTATcgttttacataaaaataataatgcaaaacaGAAGAACAGTAACTTGAAGTTCCACAACaaacaaaaccctaaaaaaaccaaGCTTTCAAAGAACTTAAATTGAAATCTTTAAAGACATCAAAATGAACAAACAAAAACCCAGAAAAAGCTTACATACCCAGAActcaaataaaaccaaaaaagaaagggaaaacatcaaaaaccacattaaaaagctaaaaaaattgtaataaatataataataaagatttaaaacccaaaacaaagtTAACTTTAacaagaagggaaaaaaaaaaaagacttacaTTTTATCAGCTTCCCAGTTGGTTTGAGACATCTTGTTGAATCCAACAACAGACCAAAAACACTAAAGAACAGCTCCAGATTCCTAGGTAACTTGTCTGAAACAGCTTCACTTCAAGTTTCTAAAGCTAcccagaaaaataaaaatattaactcattgTAACATtgttctttaaaaattaaaaataaaaacttctaaaaaccCAAAGAAGAAAAACTTATTACAGTAATAGAAAGAGAAGAATCTATGTAGAGAATAATAGAAGATAAACAGACAGAACCTCTCTAATTTTAGCAAtatcaaaaattatatatatttatggatttttttaataaaaaaagaaaataaaaagaataaagaaagggAAAGATACCTGCAATCCCAAAAACGTTTATTAATTTTtgagagctttttttttctttttctttttttggtttttttattttttttggtgtgtgaatttattttctttcttttttgtagCTTTGGGTGGATTTGGGGTTGCTGTTGCAGATATCATAATGCCTTGTTCCTTGAATTTACACGAAAAGccctttcaatttatttaattttcaaaatgagACTGATTTCGTGGCAGTACTTCAATACAAATGACCAATATAACCTTAATGATTTACCTTAATTTTTATTCCAGAAAGTTGTGAGTTAGATGAGGTTAGTATGGATTAATTAGTAAATTGAGTAGAAAAATACAATTCTATTGCTTTTTCTATTGTGGGGCTacatttctttaatatttttgaataaaccccaaatgttttattttttatggttttcatctattatttttgtttcaagtttCAGCTGTGCCCATGATTTGGAGTATTAAAGGTGAGTTTGGATAAACGGTAAAGTGAGTATaacttattttttgtctcacgcaACTATCTAATCTATTTTGGTGAGCAGCctaaacttttttattaaaaaattattataattaattttccttttttggtgaattttagaTTCCAACTTGCCAGAATAGTTCTAAACTAATGTCCTTTAGAATTAgcttaaaatattacaaaattctTCCActatatttaaactttaaaaataaaatataactaatagCTGACAgtctaattattaaaaattaaaataactattgaaattttgaaacaaattttgcttttactaaatatttttaaaagatatttttttttactttttttcattaTAAATTCGAATATTGGACCCTATGAATATGTTAATTCAGCCTATATATGACCCAAGTGAGGGGAAATTTATTTCAGGGGTCTTTTCACGTCATTGTCTATAGTACCCTCAATTAATTCCATCCTACTTATGACTCGtgtcattaaaataaaaatataaactataaataaatcattataaattaatacacaaATGTTACGTTTTTAGAATAATCTCaataaaaatgaagagaaatagaCAAACTAACAATAAGTGCaatattagaataattaaaaattaagtatCAAATCGTTGAAATTTATATCCTAACTCAACCATCCAACCTGACAATAAACACTGATCAGCCAAAAGACAACTGCTAAAAGCTCAAAAAGACCCATTGTTTCAATGATTTACAAAATGTCAAGTTTTAGATGACTTATCTTTGTCATCATTTGAAATCTATTACTATCACTATGATTTATCACGATAAGACTCTTTGAGAACAGTTCCTAATAGATCCGGTGATGCCCTTACATTGTCAAATCTCATATTTACGACAGAACATAACTAGATTACGATAATATAGGATGAGAttaaaaaacaaagtaaaaaccTCGAAAAAAATGTTGAAACAATCATGACCAGTAACTAGCCTAAAGGCTGACACCACCGTCAACAAATTAGagatttaagttaaaaaggttGAAAATCTAGAATCTTTTCTATAAAATGAATAGCAAAAGTTAATTAATGgacaataaaatttcattatattttctTAAAGGTTATTATTCAAGTTTTAATATGAATTGAACTCAAACTATAAATCAATTGATTAAAGTGTTCTGAGCTCATCTACGTCTAATACCAAGGTTCAAATCATAAGTTTGTCTACGTGGTAGTGTAGTGTGTAGATGTGTGAATTTGAACTTATATTgtatcaaaaaattttaatatagttaGATATTAAAAAGAAGCTAAATGCTTAAATTAGTGTAAAATCTTTTTAGGATTGTTAACATAAGGGTAAAATATTTTAGGAGTTCTTTCAAGCATGTCACCCTAAGCTATTAGTACAAAATTAGGTGAGTGCTAACATGTTTAAAATTAAACACAGGGTAGTTATGTCAGATattacttaaaaaagaaaaaaaaacatagtttaaaacataatatacaaCAATTAAAAAGCCTTTGTTCGACCACATTAAAAAAGGGTCTGCCACttatttgataattttgaaaGATTAGACCTTTATTTgagtaaatttaaaaaagtttagtcattaattgataattttgaaagatttgacccttattttagcatttttttaaatgtttaaccCACCTATTTTAGCACATTTGGAAGATATTAGTCcttatttgaatattttaaaaaaatttgactaTTATGTGAGTTAGATTTGACCTCAATTTGAACATttagcaacaaaaaaaaaacacgtCAACTATGTTGAagcaaaatttaaaaactatccAAACCCGAAAATATATAAACAAGTAATACAAAATGGCTTTATCCCATTGTTAAACACGAAACAACTTCAAAACCCAAAATGACTCAAATTCAAATTTGGTAAAAATTCGAAACCGTCCAAACTCTAAGTAATTAcctaaaataatccaaaaatattaaaacttgaaTCAATTGTACCTAATTTAACCCATCCAACTGGGGCTGGCAGGGCAATGGGAATTTAGCATTATTTAacctataaaatttataaaattaaatggttaaattacattttctcttaaaaatgacaaaattttaatttaactttttaaaaaatttaaaaaattatatataaacgaATACAATGATGAATTTATATTTCAACTATTATAAAAGTAGTTAACTTAATTCCGAtctcaaaaaaatttcttattAGATTTACATGTCTAATTCTATCATCCATCTCCACCAGCAAGCTATCTAATTCTAAGGCAAAATAGCAAAATTGGGAATGTTACAAATAAACTACAAAACTCTAGATGATTTCTACTTTTTGTTTTTATACAATGCTTAAAATTAAGCATAGCCTCCCGATTTAAAAATAAGAGTATAATGCGCTTTAATGCACTTAAATTCATATACTTTTGTATTAACAACAATATCTATACCAATCGAACTAAGATGCAatcaacaataaaaataattatttttatatatacataaataataattcCTACATAACCAAACTGGgccaaataagataaattttcCTGCAGGCCCAATCCAATATGGGTTGAATTGGATAGGTAACTTCTCTACTGTTGTAGGTGTAAATGTttagatgtttaaattttaattttttaatgaattttatacaTTGATGAATGTATTAATTATAGCTTCCTTTTACCTATGTTTCCAATCTATTAGATGTTTTTATGATTGTTCTTTCTAAttgtaaaaatgattttggtattttaataaaaataaagtgttgtttgatattttttaattttaattttaaaagctttaaatgataattttatgatatataatattttggtttactaTGATAACATAAATGGGTAATAGATTTTTCccattaatttaattgaaaaaatcaaatacattaataaaaaaatggaaaattttcaaaactatacatgaattttggtgtaatgtgtaattttatatatgaaagcTTTTACTTGAttcaattcttataaattattgaCACAATTATTGACATggcatcattttatgtttatatattgtatacacaaataattatatttattcaatataaaaacaatttaatgtatttaattatttctttaaaatgaGTATAATTGAATCaacattaaagtttcatgtatatatttgaaccacaatcaaagtttaatgtgtataattgcaccaaatcaaagttcatgtatcatTTTGAGATTTGtcccaataaaaaaaatcactaaaactttttcattaatttatcaaatagaaCCCAAGTTTTGGGTCATTGaagattttaaatttgtaataaaactaGAAAATGTGTCAACCGAAAAGAATTGATCAGAATCGAAAATCAATTAACTTgataaaaacttgaaaaaaatcatattattcaaCCCAATTTAAGTCAAGGCTTTTCTCCATCGATGTTATTAAGATTTCCTTTTATCTAAATGTAATAATTTCAtcgtatttgataaattattaaaatggttaaaacgATTATTCATCGAAATATACAAATGTCAATTATTATCTCCATGTTAGAATGTCAATGATGAGTTTGCATGTAAAGCAAATGGTTAAGCACATATTGACTCACTAGttagttaatatttaattaatattaaattgctTTACAACGAGTAATGGTAGAGCTAGTATGTTGAGCCTAAAAGTAGAGGTGGAGGATGGACTTTGTGCCGGGGCTCAGAGTGGAACATTATTGTTAAAGAGAGTTCTCACTTATTAATTGACAATCAAATCGTTGATGATTTTATGCATATTCCTTGGCATTTCTCGTTTGTGTACGAAAATGCCTATAAAGAAGGATGGAAGGAAGTGAGGGAATGGATAACCTAGAAGCTAAGGATAAGCACAATTGGTGTTGTATTGGAGACTTTAATGCCATATGCTCCGAATAGGAGAAATATGGAGATAGATCAGAAGACTGAAGACAAATTGAATTCGTCAATGCTTTCATCAACAATTTATGTCTTATCCAGACATAAATAGAAAGGGCGAAGTTTTCTGTGTAGAAGACCATAATGTCAAAACTGAGGATGGTAGTCTTATGCACTATTGAGTGGAGCAAAAGCTTTCAAAATGCTCATTGAATTTACAAGGTGGCATTGGCCTCGGACCACTGCCATATTATCTTATCCCTTGATATGAAAATGATTGGAggcaaaaagaaatcaaatttgagTCAAAATGGCTTGTGAACAATGAAAGTGACCCAGTGGTCCAAGAGGCATAGAATTCAACAAACGATAGCACTACGTTGAACAACTTATCAGGGCATTTCAAGACCACCAATTGCTTATCAGGCAAAGAGGAGATGAAATCTATTAAGCATGTCCTTTTCTTCTGCCCTTTCGCATGAGCTACATAGTGTGCATCGTGCTTTAGCTATTTCCCTCGGGATGTGGGATTTTTAAGCCCCAAAAAATGGTGGGATAGCATCACTACATCTTTCTCATCTTTCGGTTCCTTTTGCTCTAAAAATTTAGTCTTAGTTCAACTGGTATGAATCTTAATACAGGAAGACGTGGGTTCGAGTACgctgaaacacattatcctcttatttatgagttggtGAAGGGCTATAGGTAGTTTtaagcattgtgtcaaaaaaaagctgatatgattagaacctataatagtgttgttcaaaaaaaaaatctaattgcTAATCTTTGGTGGCATATTTAGAAAGTtcccaataaatttatttttgaaagaatttccatTGAGTCAATTGTAATTGACCACCTCTTCTTATGTTTCCTCGAAAAACAAGAAAGTGATAAATAATGCTTGCTAGAACGAAGTGTAACTGCTATGTGAATTGACACGCCAACATTGctaaattgttaatattttttagtcaGTATTTCGATTAAACAATTccctaatataaatatatatacatatcaaatgttgattcattatttttagtatttcTAATTCAAaaccaaatatgaaattttggtttCATTTTGACTCCTTTAGGAAAGatggataaattaaaaaaattatataaataagatAAAGATTAGACAGGAATGAAATGAAATAAGAATTCAGCACATAACATTTATGTTAGCTTTTCTATCGTATTTTGCTTCCGCCaacataaataaattcataacaTTGTTTAGATTTAAATAACTTTTTATGATATAATACTTAAAAACTACTCATACTTTCACCCGAATatttaaataggaaaat carries:
- the LOC107938611 gene encoding transcriptional corepressor LEUNIG isoform X5, producing the protein MSQTNWEADKMLDVYIHDYLVKRDLKASAQAFQAEGKVSSDPVAIDAPGGFLFEWWSVFWDIFIARTNEKHSEVAASYIETQLIKAREQQQQQQQQQPQHQHQQQQQQQQLQMQQLLLQRHAQQQQQQQQQQQQQQQQQQQQQQQQQQQQQQQQQQQQQQQQQQQQQQQQQQQQQQQQPPQQSQQAQQPQQRRDGSQLLNGNTNGLVGNDTLIRQPAGTANAMATKMYEERLKLPHQRDSLDDAAMKQRYGDNAGQLLDPNHASILKPAAATGPPSGQVLHGTTGGMSPQVQARSQQLPGTTPDIKSEMNPVLNPRAAGPDGSLMGIPGSNQGGNNLTLKGWPLTGLDQLRGGILQPQKSFMQAPQPFHQLQMLTPQHQQLMLAQQNLTSPSGSDDNRRLRMLLNNNRTMGLGKDGLSNSVGDVVPNVSSLQAGSPLMPRGDTDILMKLKLAQLHQQQQQQQQLQQQQQQNSNSQQQQLQQHALSNQQSQSSNPSLHQQDKVGGGGSVTVDGSMSNSFRGNDQVSKNQNGRKRKQPVSSSGPANSSGTANTAGPSPSSAPSTPSTHTPGDVISMPAMPHSGSSSKPLMMFGAEGAGTLASPSNQLWDDKDLELQAEMDRFVEDGSLDDNVESFLSHDDTDPRDAVGRCFTFMEVNSVRASSSKVTCCHFSSDGKLLATGGHDKKAVLWYTDTLKLKSTLEEHSCLITDVRFSPSMSRLATSSFDKTVRVWEADSPGYSLRTFGGHSGNVMSLDFHPTKDDLICSCDGDGEIRYWSINNGSCARAFKGGTAPGTAQLRFQPRLGKYLAAAAENVVSILDTETQTCRHSLQQGHTKLIHSVCWDPSGELLASVSEDSVRVWSFASGSEGECVHELSCNGNKFHSCVFHPSFQSLLVIGCYQSLELWNMSENKTMTLSAHEGLIAALAVSPVTRLVSSASHDKFVKLWK
- the LOC107938611 gene encoding transcriptional corepressor LEUNIG isoform X2 encodes the protein MSQTNWEADKMLDVYIHDYLVKRDLKASAQAFQAEGKVSSDPVAIDAPGGFLFEWWSVFWDIFIARTNEKHSEVAASYIETQLIKAREQQQQQQQQQPQHQHQQQQQQQQLQMQQLLLQRHAQQQQQQQQQQQQQQQQQQQQQQQQQQQQQQQQQQQQQQQQQQQQQQQQQQQQQQQQPPQQSQQAQQPQQRRDGSQLLNGNTNGLVGNDTLIRQPAGTANAMATKMYEERLKLPHQRDSLDDAAMKQRYGDNAGQLLDPNHASILKPAAATGPPSGQVLHGTTGGMSPQVQARSQQLPGTTPDIKSEMNPVLNPRAAGPDGSLMGIPGSNQGGNNLTLKGWPLTGLDQLRGGILQPQKSFMQAPQPFHQLQMLTPQHQQLMLAQQNLTSPSGSDDNRRLRMLLNNNRTMGLGKDGLSNSVGDVVPNVSSLQAGSPLMPRGDTDILMKLKLAQLHQQQQQQQQLQQQQQQNSNSQQQQLQQHALSNQQSQSSNPSLHQQDKVGGGGSVTVDGSMSNSFRGNDQVSKNQNGRKRKQPVSSSGPANSSGTANTAGPSPSSAPSTPSTHTPGDVISMPAMPHSGSSSKPLMMFGAEGAGTLASPSNQLWDDKDLELQAEMDRFVEDGSLDDNVESFLSHDDTDPRDAVGRCMDVTKGFTFMEVNSVRASSSKVTCCHFSSDGKLLATGGHDKKAVLWYTDTLKLKSTLEEHSCLITDVRFSPSMSRLATSSFDKTVRVWEADSPGYSLRTFGGHSGNVMSLDFHPTKDDLICSCDGDGEIRYWSINNGSCARAFKGGTAPGTAQLRFQPRLGKYLAAAAENVVSILDTETQTCRHSLQGHTKLIHSVCWDPSGELLASVSEDSVRVWSFASGSEGECVHELSCNGNKFHSCVFHPSFQSLLVIGCYQSLELWNMSENKTMTLSAHEGLIAALAVSPVTRLVSSASHDKFVKLWK